The Mannheimia pernigra sequence AGCCGAGAGTTAAACGCAGATGATGTGGTGTTCTCGTTTAACCGTCAGTTAGACAAAAATCACCCATATCATCAGGTTTCAAACGGAACCTATCCATATTTCAATGCGATGAAATTCCCAACGTTATTAAAATCGGTAGAGAAAGTGGACGACAGCACGGTGCGTATTACCTTAACCAAACGTGATGCCTCATTCTTATCGAGTCTTGGTATGGATTTCACTTCGATTTATTCTGCGGAATATGCGGATAAAATGATGAAAGCAGGCACGCCTGAAGCAGTAGATACCACACCAATCGGCACAGGTCCGTTTGTATTTAGTGGCTATGTGTTAGACCAAGCAAGCCGTTATGTGGCAAACAAAGAGTATTGGAAAGGCAAGCCGGATATCGACCGCTTGATTTTTGAGATTGTGCCGGACGCAACCGCTCGTTATGCGAAATTACAGGCTGGTCAATGTGATTTAATGGACTTCCCGAATGCTACCGACATTGAGAAAATGAAAACCGATCCGAAGGTGAATTTATTATCTCAACCGGGTTTAAACATTGCTTATGTGGCGTTCAACACCGAAAAAGCTCCGTTTGATAACGTGAAAGTTCGCCAAGCATTGAATTTAGCGGTAGATAAAAAAGCAATTATTGATGTGGTTTATCAAGGCAATGGTTTTGCGGCAAAAAACCCTCTTCCGCCAACGATCTGGGGATATAACGACAGCTTACCTGAGTCTGAATACAACATCGAAAAAGCGAAACAATTATTAGCGGAAGCGGGCTTCCCGAACGGTTTTGAAACCGAATTATGGGTGCAACCTGTAGTGCGTGCCTCTAACCCAAATCCACGCCGTATGTCAGAAATTATTCAAGCAGACTGGGAGAAAATCGGTGTGAAAGCAAATTTAGTAACCTACGAATGGGGCGATTACATCAAACGTACCAAAGCAGGTGAATTAACTGCGGGGACTTACGGTTGGTCTGGCGATAATGGCGATCCGGATAACTTCTTATCTCCACTGTTCGGCACGCCAAACGTGGGTAACAGCAACTATGCACGCTTTAGCAATCCAGAGTTAGATGCGTTATTGGCAAAAGCATTAGGCTCATCTGATAAAGCAGAACGTACTAAGTTATACGAACAGGCTCAAGTGATTTTAAGAGAGCAAGCACCTTGGATTAACGTCGCTCACTCAATTAACTTTGCCCCAACCAGCAAACGTGTTGAAGGCTACAAACAAAGCCCATTCGGATATACTTACTTATATCCTGTGAAGATTGTGGATTAATTAAATCAGAGATAAACAAAAGCCACCGAAAGGTGGCTTTTTCTGCTTAGTAGTCTTTAATGTCAAATTCTCGTTGTAGCTTTTCAATGCTTTCAACTTGCTCGAAATCGTTAAACTTCGCAACCTCTTCTGCTTTGGTTTTTGTGCCGACAGCTTGGCTAACGAATACTAAACCTTTCTGATCGATGACCGCTTTTTGGTAAAACGCCACAATATCTGCCTTAGTTAGCCCTTTAGTTAGCTCAATCACTTGTTGCAAGCGGTCAAATTTTGCATTATTTCTGCTAAAGTCTGTACCGAACTCCGCAAATTCTTCCGCTAAAGATTCTGGTTTATATTGCAGTTTTTCTACCAAGCTATTACGGTATTTTACAAACTCTTCATCAGACAGATTCTGCAAACGTTCGAGACTTTCTTTAAAGAAGCGTTCGTTATGTTTTAGAATACCTGCTGGTGTCGTATTCGGGCTTTGTACCATAAATTGAATACCCGATGTTTTACCAATCGAAGTATGGGTTGCATACACCACATAGCCAAGTTGTTTATCGGTACGCAAATCATCAAAATACCAACGGGAAATAATATCTCTGAGTAACATCGATCTTACCATCCCTTCTAATTCCGCATAGCCATTTGGTAGGAATGCCATTAACAAGGCGTTATCTTCATTTGGCACTTGTCTAATAAAATTCAACTTGCGTTGGCTTTGATTGATTTCAACATACGGCTCTGTCGTATTTGCAAATTTGTGGTTTTTTATGACCGCTTGCACCTCGTTTGAGAGTACGGAAACCTGCTCAGTAGATAAATTGCCGACGGAAAGCATCTTAAAGCCTGTGGCATCATTCAAAATACGGTGGCGGAGTTTTTTTACATCATCAAGGGTGATTTGGTCTATCATCTCACGCTGTTTTTCGATCTCAAAATAAGGGTAATTTGCAAAATGAACCAGGGCTGCATTCGCTTGATTGAGGCTATTTTCTTTCTCGCTGCGATCTAAGGCTTGATGTAAACGCTGCTTCGCTTGGACCAATACGTCTTCATTTAGCTCAAAAGTGCTGAACTGTTTGATGCTGTCTAAAATCAATTTGCTTAAGTTTTGTGTATAACCTTCTGCATTTGCCAGAAAACCATTTGCCGCAGGGGTTAAACTTAAATTCATCCCTGCTACGGAAGATTGGAACTCTAGCTTAGCTTGAGCCCAATTATTCATATAGCCTAAAATGGTGGCAGCAGTCGCCGTTTTTAAATCCGCTTGCCTTGGGCGAATATCAAATACCATACTGATTTTCGCTTTCGGATCAGTCGCAAAATGCACACTTGGCATCACATAAATTAATTCGCCCTGTTTTTCAGCCACTAATTTTGGTTTAGTTAAACCTTGCTGCACCTTATTTAAAGAGAAATCGGTCGTAAAATATGGATTAAGTTCAGGCAAATTGAGCGGTGGATTTTTGCTGAAATCGAGCCATTTTTGCTTTTGCGATTCCGTGATTTTGGCTACAGAATATCCTGCCTCAAAGTGAGGGGTTTTCTTATCGGTTACTGCATTATCGCTTACGAGCAAAATACGTGCTTTATCTAAGGTCATTCCTGCTAGCTTTTCTTGAATTGCTGTTTTATCCATTGTTTCTGCCAAATACGGTTGGTCAATAACATGTTCTAGCGGGAAATAAAGCATTTGATCGGTAATGAACTCTACAAAGTCCATATTTTTTTCAACTTGTAAGTGCTGAAAATCTTGTTTCAGACTCTCTTTCACTTCGTTGAAATAACTTTCTTGAATGCCCTCTTGCTTAATTTTTTCAATTTGTTGGAATACCAGCGAAATGACGTTGTCTTGCTCAGCCAATCCTTTATCGGTTAGCTCAATATAAATATCAAATGAACTGCGGTCACGCCCAACATTCGCCGTACTGACGGCCTCAATACCACCATCAGAGAAGCCTTGCTTAATCAAATAATCTGACAAAGTGCCATCTGTGTTATTGTTCAATACATAAGCAATATACTCGCCTGTTTTATGTTTAAAGTGCATTTCATCATTCGGAAAATCAAAACTAATAACAAGCATTTTTGTTGATTTTACGGGTTTATATTGAATAAGAACCGATTTATCTTCCGCGCGGTAACGTGGCTCAACAGTTTGTGGCACGCTAAAGTTTTTGTTTTCCATTTTTCCTAAGGTCTTTACCGCCAATTTTGCCATCTGCTCAATCGGCTGATTTGAATAAAGCACAAC is a genomic window containing:
- the ptrA gene encoding pitrilysin, which gives rise to MRLSTLTKLLAAAFAINIMAYPAFAEVAKNAEKTTASQTQIQHQQGFELIKRRINKSPNDKAIYQGIKLDNGMEVLLISDSQANKSLMSAIIPIGSMDDPISQQGLAHYLEHMILMGSKNYPETNSLDGFLTQNGGMNNASTAPHRTAYYLQVNNEAFSEAVTRLADTLAFPLLLETNAKKEVNAVNAEMVRAKSHDGHLLHSVNLATSNPAYPATKFAVGNKQTLSDKPDSKLQTELENFYKEHYSANLFKVVLYSNQPIEQMAKLAVKTLGKMENKNFSVPQTVEPRYRAEDKSVLIQYKPVKSTKMLVISFDFPNDEMHFKHKTGEYIAYVLNNNTDGTLSDYLIKQGFSDGGIEAVSTANVGRDRSSFDIYIELTDKGLAEQDNVISLVFQQIEKIKQEGIQESYFNEVKESLKQDFQHLQVEKNMDFVEFITDQMLYFPLEHVIDQPYLAETMDKTAIQEKLAGMTLDKARILLVSDNAVTDKKTPHFEAGYSVAKITESQKQKWLDFSKNPPLNLPELNPYFTTDFSLNKVQQGLTKPKLVAEKQGELIYVMPSVHFATDPKAKISMVFDIRPRQADLKTATAATILGYMNNWAQAKLEFQSSVAGMNLSLTPAANGFLANAEGYTQNLSKLILDSIKQFSTFELNEDVLVQAKQRLHQALDRSEKENSLNQANAALVHFANYPYFEIEKQREMIDQITLDDVKKLRHRILNDATGFKMLSVGNLSTEQVSVLSNEVQAVIKNHKFANTTEPYVEINQSQRKLNFIRQVPNEDNALLMAFLPNGYAELEGMVRSMLLRDIISRWYFDDLRTDKQLGYVVYATHTSIGKTSGIQFMVQSPNTTPAGILKHNERFFKESLERLQNLSDEEFVKYRNSLVEKLQYKPESLAEEFAEFGTDFSRNNAKFDRLQQVIELTKGLTKADIVAFYQKAVIDQKGLVFVSQAVGTKTKAEEVAKFNDFEQVESIEKLQREFDIKDY
- a CDS encoding ABC transporter substrate-binding protein; this encodes MKFLTLTKLSAGMLAAFALAACDNKNTETTTTVAAEKPSAGKTFVNCVSRSPTGFSPILMMDGLSYNASSQQIYNRLVEFVPGTTDIEPALAESWEISEDGLTYIFKLRQGVKFHSNKDFTPSRELNADDVVFSFNRQLDKNHPYHQVSNGTYPYFNAMKFPTLLKSVEKVDDSTVRITLTKRDASFLSSLGMDFTSIYSAEYADKMMKAGTPEAVDTTPIGTGPFVFSGYVLDQASRYVANKEYWKGKPDIDRLIFEIVPDATARYAKLQAGQCDLMDFPNATDIEKMKTDPKVNLLSQPGLNIAYVAFNTEKAPFDNVKVRQALNLAVDKKAIIDVVYQGNGFAAKNPLPPTIWGYNDSLPESEYNIEKAKQLLAEAGFPNGFETELWVQPVVRASNPNPRRMSEIIQADWEKIGVKANLVTYEWGDYIKRTKAGELTAGTYGWSGDNGDPDNFLSPLFGTPNVGNSNYARFSNPELDALLAKALGSSDKAERTKLYEQAQVILREQAPWINVAHSINFAPTSKRVEGYKQSPFGYTYLYPVKIVD